A region of the Prevotella melaninogenica genome:
AAGATAGGATGACAAGTGCTGACGTTTTGCCAAATGACAACACATCATCACGTCAGCTCGGAGTTACAAGCAGCGACCCTTATGACCCAAGAAAAAAGAGCAAACGCATTCTTAACTTTATAGTGATGGTGATTATATTGCTTGCTATTATACTCATCAAATTGTTTTTAAAATCACTCCTGTAAGCTGTAAAAAGTAAGTTAATAAGTAGCGTAATTCTCATCTTTCGTCATGTAGATGACTGCCTTTTGCGAATTATTTTCATGAAAAGAAATATTTATTTTCATGAAGAAAAATATTTATTTACGTGAAAAAAAAGAATTATTTTCATGAAAATAATTCGCTGTTTACTTAATCTTATCGACTGGTAGTATAACTTCTCCCAATGAAATCATAGCATTGAAGAGGCTTATATACTGATAATTAGGAATATCAGAGACCATGATTTCACACTCTTGAATTAGTCCACAGTTGAGCAGTCGTTGGCGCATCGTACCGCAAAGGAGTGGCGTAGAGGGTGTAAACCATTGTTCTCCATCATAGAGTGCAATGTTGGTATAGGAAGTATCTGTAAGGTGATTGTCACGAACAATAAGTATTTCGTCGCAGTCACCTTGCTGTTTTTTTAGTTCGTTAAGTTGAGAGCGGTCAGTACTCTTATAAGGATAGCTGATGTTATTGTCGTAGACAAGGCGCAAGGAGTTGATTTCCTTACGTATATAAGGTGTACAAGTGATGTCGTGGATGCCCCCTTTATCGTAGACAAAGCGTAACTTCGAGCATTCCATCGGTAAGCTAACAGACTGCAAAATGTCTGCTATACGCAGCGGTTCTGTCAGTCCTAACATCTCTTTGCGAGTGCGGTTCAATCGTTCTTCGTGGTATGCAAGGTTGCAGATACAGCCGTCTACCACTCTTATCGTTTCAATATATTGGCACATAAACCTTCTCAATCACCTCTTTATATTCATCATCGTTATTGCTTTGAGCCGTAATACCGCCTCCAGCCTTATAATGGAACTGTCCTTTATCATCCTGATCAATAAAGCGAATCATCACGGCACTGTCTACTTGTCCTTTGCTATAACAACCCATCACACCCGTATAAAAGTCCCTTTCGTAGCCCTCAGCCTCATCAATTATCTCTATTGTACGAGGCTTAGGGGCACCTGTAATGGAGCCAGCAGGGAGCAAACGGAAGAGAAGTGTACCGATATTCTCACGATAGTCTGTAGGGAGTTGTCCTGTAATCTCTGAACTTGTCTGTAGGATTTCACCTTTGTTTGTTGTCAGATGGTCGATATAACGATAGCGTTTCACCTGCACTTGCTCGGCAATCATACTCAAGTCATTGCGGATAAGGTCGACGATGGTGGCGTGTTCAGCCGCTTCTTTCTTATTCTCCATCAGTTCCTTTTCAGCGTCAGGGCGTGTTGCATCAATCGTTCCCTTCATTGGAAAGGAACTGATAAGTCCTTCTTTGTTAATGCGAACGAATATCTCTGGAGAGAAACAAACGAACTTCTCTTTCAGCCAACAGCGGTATAAGGCTTTTGAACGCATGAAGATATCGTGCAGGGAGAGGTTTGTACGAACAGGAATCTTGCACGTGAGGTTGGCTAAATAGCTATCTCCCTCACGCTCTCTTTGCTTAACAAGATTGATACGTGGCTCATAGTCTTCTCTTGTTGGTGGTTCGGTAAACCATTCCACAGCCTCGTTGCTGTAGCTTTCGCCCTCAGGGACATTAGAAAGACTTGGGAAGGAAAAAAGCAATTCGTGAGGGTCAATATTCGTAGACTCCTCTATGTATGCACCATCAGCTTTATAATTGATGATAAAGATAAAGTCTTTACCTTCCTTAGCCAACGTGTTCATCCGCTGAATGGCACGTTCACGGTCGTATAGTATCATATTCTTTTGTTACAAGCAGGTGAGGTGTTTTGTCTCTTTGTTTATCTTTCTCCAATCTTGAAAATATCCTTTGGCTCAAATACTCCTGACTTCTCTGTTTTTGCAAGTTCAACCATACAACGCGCAACGACTTCTGTCTTCATAGGTCGTTGGCTCTGTAAGAGTCCTATTTGATTGAAGAATTGCAGTATAGAAACAGACAGTTTCTCAGAACTTCTTGTAGTATTCTTGCGAATTAAAGCAGGCGGACGAAGGATGGAGATATGCTGAAAAGGAAGCTGTTTGATAGCTTCTTCTAATTCACCTTTCATCCTTGTATAGAAGAAATAAGCGTTTGGATTAGCCATAGCAGAGGATACCAGGACGAAAGATGGTACACCTTGCTCTGCTGCTATCTTAGCGAAGTTGTATTGATAGGTATAATCTATCTTGTATTGATTCTCCTTTGAGCCAGCTGCCTTACGTGTTGTTCCCATACAAGAGAATACGACATCGCCTTGAACGGAGAGTCTCCACTTATCCGACTGGTCGAAGTCTACGATATGTGTTGTTACCTTTTCGTTGTTTATGCCTGGGTCTCTTCTGACGAAGATAGCTATTTGTTCGATAGTATCATCATTGATAAGCTCTTGGACAAGGTCTTTACCTATTGCGCCAGTAGCTCCTAATATTATTGCTCTCATTGAGGGGATTGGGTGTTGGGTGTTAAATGTTGGG
Encoded here:
- a CDS encoding NAD(P)H-binding protein; protein product: MRAIILGATGAIGKDLVQELINDDTIEQIAIFVRRDPGINNEKVTTHIVDFDQSDKWRLSVQGDVVFSCMGTTRKAAGSKENQYKIDYTYQYNFAKIAAEQGVPSFVLVSSAMANPNAYFFYTRMKGELEEAIKQLPFQHISILRPPALIRKNTTRSSEKLSVSILQFFNQIGLLQSQRPMKTEVVARCMVELAKTEKSGVFEPKDIFKIGER
- a CDS encoding aminodeoxychorismate synthase component I produces the protein MILYDRERAIQRMNTLAKEGKDFIFIINYKADGAYIEESTNIDPHELLFSFPSLSNVPEGESYSNEAVEWFTEPPTREDYEPRINLVKQREREGDSYLANLTCKIPVRTNLSLHDIFMRSKALYRCWLKEKFVCFSPEIFVRINKEGLISSFPMKGTIDATRPDAEKELMENKKEAAEHATIVDLIRNDLSMIAEQVQVKRYRYIDHLTTNKGEILQTSSEITGQLPTDYRENIGTLLFRLLPAGSITGAPKPRTIEIIDEAEGYERDFYTGVMGCYSKGQVDSAVMIRFIDQDDKGQFHYKAGGGITAQSNNDDEYKEVIEKVYVPIY
- a CDS encoding aminotransferase class IV gives rise to the protein MCQYIETIRVVDGCICNLAYHEERLNRTRKEMLGLTEPLRIADILQSVSLPMECSKLRFVYDKGGIHDITCTPYIRKEINSLRLVYDNNISYPYKSTDRSQLNELKKQQGDCDEILIVRDNHLTDTSYTNIALYDGEQWFTPSTPLLCGTMRQRLLNCGLIQECEIMVSDIPNYQYISLFNAMISLGEVILPVDKIK